Below is a genomic region from Flavobacterium ginsengisoli.
TTACGGACAGAAAAACAGTTCTCGAGCAGAGGAAATTAGAAAACAATACAAAATTCCAGAACTGGCTTATGCAGTTGTTTCTTCAGATTCTATACTTGAAATTGATGCTTTAGGATTTCAACGTTACAAGTCTTCTCATAAAGCAAAAATTAATGATATATTCCGTTTAGGATCCATCACAAAAACGATCACAAGTTATATCGCGACGACTTTAGTTAAAGAAGGGAAGATAAAATGGGATACCAAATTCTTTGATTTGTATCCTGAATTAAAAGCAGAAAGTAATCCAGAAATCTATAACATAACCTTGCAAGATTTCTTGACATTTAGAGCGCCAATTCCAACTTGGTCTTATGGAAATGAAACGCCAAATCAACAAGAAATTAAGGGCAACAATCAGGAACAACGTTATGAATTTATAAGTTGGTTTTTTAAGCAAAAACAAATTGTTACTGAGAAACAAGATTGGTATGGTTCTAATCCAAGTTTTGTTGCGGCAGGTTTGATGCTCGAAAAAGCAACTGGAAAAAGTTATGAAACTTTAGTAAAAGAATTGGGCAAAAAGCTAAACATAAACTTTGGTTTTGGACAGCCAAACGTTACTGATGTAAACCAGCCATGGGGACATGATGAGAATTTGAAGCCTGAAAAACCATTTGTAAATTATAAATTAAATTGGCTTTCATCAGCAGGAAATATTAATGTAAACCTCCCTGATTTTTGCAAATTTACACAGATGCGACTACAAGGTTTGTTAGGGAAATCAAAAGTATTGTCTGAAGAAGAATTTAATAAAATGCATTTCGGTTTTCCAGAATTTTCTTTTGGATGGTATTCTGAAATAAATGAAAATTCAGGTTTAAAATATTCTTTTCATTATGGAAATCCAGGAACATTTTTAACCAAAGTGTATATTTGCAAAGACATCAATAAGGCTTTTATATTATTTGCTAATGTGCAATCTGAAGAAGCTGACAAAGGCTTAATGTTGCTTTTATCTGAGCTTCAAAAACAATATGGAGGTTAAATTGATAAACCTTAAAAATTAATTTTATAATTTTAAGCAAAAGAAAAAAATGAATAAAAACTGCTTTCACTATATAAAGAGACACTTTGTCTTTTGTAAACTCGCATTTCTTATTTTTGCTTTACAATCATTCAACTGTCAATCTCAACAAAACATGATAACACCGCCTTATTTACAAAAAGGAGATACTGTCGCACTTTTGGCAACAGCAAGAAAAAACATCGACGATAACTTAAAACCAACAATAGATTTATTGCACAGCTGGGGTTTAGAAGCCGTTATCGGGTCAACAATTGGTTTAGATTATCATCAATTGGCTGGAACAGATGAACAGAGAGTCGCCGATTTTCAGAAACAAATGGACAATCCAAATATTAAAGCCATTTGGTGCGTTCGTGGCGGATATGGCACTGTTAGAATGTTAGATTTACTAGATTTTACGAAATTTAAACAGCATCCAAAATGGGTTATTGGTTTTAGTGATGTAACGGTTCTTCATAATCATTTGAATACAATGGGTTACAAATCTATTCATGGTATTATGCCAGTAACAGTCCCTAGAGCAACTCCAGATGCTGTGAGCTCGTTAAAAGCCGCTTTATTTAACGAACCTATTTCCTACTCTATTAGTCCAAATTCGATGAATCGTTTAGGAAGTGCTACTGGAGAATTAGTTGGAGGGAATTTATCTATTTTATACAGTTTATTAGGATCTCCTTCTGCAATTGACTGCAAGGATAAAATTTTATTTATCGAAGATTTGGATGAATATCTGTATCACATCGACCGTATGATGATGAATCTAAGACGTAACGGATGTATCGAAAATCTAAAAGGAATTATCATTGGCGGAATGACAAGCATGAAAGACAATGAAGTGCCTTGGGGTAAAAATGCTTTAGAAATTATTGATGATGTAACCAAAAAATACAATATTCCAGTAATTTTTAATTTCCCAGCTGGCCATATTAGAGACAACAGAGCTTTAATTATGGGAAATACTGTTTCTATAGAAGTTACTGCTTCTGGAAGTACGGTTACTTTTAAAAAATAATACCGTCAAGCTCCTTATTTAAGGAAATCTAACAATACCACATAAAATCTCGCAGAGACGCGAAGTCGCAAAGTTTTAATATTCTTTGTGGCTTCGCGTCTTTACTTGCAAAAAACATGAAACTATTATCCACTTTTCAACAACCTGAAACTTGAAACAAAAAAACAAATCATATGGCAGAACATAACGATTTAGGAAAATTAGGTGAAGATCTCGCAACGGATTATTTGGAAGAAAATGGATATTCAATTCTAGAACGAAACTTTGTTATCCAAAAGGCAGAAATAGATATAATTGCACAAAAAGATAATGTTTTGGCGATTGTTGAAGTTAAAACTCGTTCGAGTTTAGATTTTGGTTCTCCGCAAGATTTTGTGAAGCAAAAAAAGATTCAATTACTCATAAAAGCAGTAAATGCCTACATAAACGATAGGGAAAAGGATTTTCAGGAAGATTTAGAAATCCGTTTTGACATCGTTGCCATCCATAAAAATGGGGAATCATTTGCAATTGAACATCTTACTGACGCTTTTTATCACTTTTAACATAATTTTTTATTGTTATAATTGTAACAATTTGTTTTTTTATTTATATTTGCAAAGAATTATAACATCGCAATGTTAAATTAACTACCAACTCAACTGTTACCAAAAAAAAAAGAATTATGAAAACTGTTTCTTCTATTGTAGAAAACTACATTAAAACAAAACCATTTTTATTAAATGCCCTGTCACTTGGAATTATCAACCTAACATCACTTTCGCGAAATATTATGACCGAATTAGAAAGTGAGTTTGGCAAAGAAGTAAAACAAGGCGCTGTTGTAATGTCTTTAAAACGACTGACGGAAGAACTAGATTTTAAACTAAATCACAAAATCAATAAAGTAATTAAAAACATTGGTGAAATCACGGTTCGCTCTGAACTTACAGATTACACTTTTGCAAGCATCTGAAACTGTTTTAAACAAACAAGCAGATTTGATCTCTGATATTAATGCTTTGTCTGATATTTTTTATACCTCATCTCGTGGAGTAAACGAAACTAATATCGTTGTCAGCAGTAGTGTAAATCACTTAGTTGAGAAACATTTTATGAGAGAAAAATTAATCCAAAAATTAGATAATTTAGCTTCTATCACAGTAAAATTACCAAAAGAAAACATTGTTGTTCCTGGTATTTACTACTTCATTTTCCAACGTTTGGCTTGGGAAGGAATCATCATCAACGAGGTAATTTCAACTTCAAATGAGTTTACCATTTTAGTTGGAGAAGATCAAGTTGATGTTGCTTTTAAAGTAATTAAAGACTTAAAAAACTAATTTAGAAAATATCTAATTTAAAAATCAAATTAGAGTTTATAACACTAAAATCCTTTTGTCTTCTATAGATAAAAGGATTTTTCTTTTGAAATAAAATGAGATAAAAGACCAAATTTCATATTTCGTAGATAAGAATATTCTCAAAAGTCAAATTCATAATTAAAATTTATTTTGCAATAGCGTCAAAATAACACTTACTAGTGCGACTGCGACTTAACAAGAGTTTTTGTTTCTTTCTTTAAAAAACTAACAAAAAATCCGAATTAAGTTTTTTTATATATAATTTGTTGCGAATATTATTTTTATATATTTGCGATGAAGTCAGACATCAGACCTCGCATTTTGATAGTTTAATACCATTGGAATTAAATAAACGCAAATTAAATTGTTAGAAGCGGCCAACCATAGTGAAAAATTATTGGTAAGTGAACTCAAAAAAGGAAACGAAAAAGCCTTTCGCCAACTTTTTGATTTATTCCACCAAGATATTTATGGATATAGCATCAGTCTTCTAAAATCAAAAGAAGGCTGCAGAGGAAAATGTACAGGATGTTTTTTTGAAAGTCTGGCTCAATCGCGAAAGTTTGAATGTAGAACAATCTTTTAAATCCTACATTTTTACAATTGCCAGAAATCAGGCTTTTAATGTTTTGAATAAGGCTGCGAATGAAATTTTATTGAAAGAAGCCGTTTTCTACGAAAGTCAGAAATCACATGAATACGGAGATTATGCTATCCGGGAAGCCGATTGCAAAAAACTTCGAAAACAAGCTATGAAACAGCTCCCGCCCAAACGACGGCAGATTTTTAAAATGTCGCGGAAGAAAGGAATGAGCTACGAAGAAATAAGCGAGGAACTCGGAATCTCGATAAATACAGTCCGGAACCAAATGAGTAAAGCGCTCGAATCGATGCGCGGTTTTTTTCAACTTCACGATGAAATTATCTAACCAAAACCACAAATATTGCCCTTAAAATCACTCTTCGGAGTGATTTTTTTTTGATTATTTTTTTGCCACAGATTTAAAGGATTTTCACAGATTTTTTTTTTAATCTGAAATGAGAAGAATTTCAACGTATTAAAATCCTTTTAATCTTTTTAATCTGTGGCAAAAAAAAATCTATTGCCTCCAGCTTTAGCTGGAGGTTTATGAGAAATTAAGATTTAGGCTTTAGCCAAAATTATCTCATTTGGCTAAAGCCATAATTTGACACTAATTTTTTTAAACCTCCAGCTAAAGCTAGAGGCAATTGAAATTATTTTCGAAAATTATTTCACTCTTTTCTTATTCACAAAACACTAACAATCAAACACATAAAAAACACAAAATGTTAAAATTTAAAAATTTATAACGTTTGAGTAGTACTCAATTGCATCTCAGCTGTATTATAGAAACACAGAACCTAAAAACATTCTTAATGAATTCAAATTCTGAAATAAAAACGCTTTTAGAGAAGTTTATTTTAAATCAATGTACTGCCGAAGAAACAGAGCAAGTTGTTGCCTATTACCGCAATAACAACCTTACCGATGAATTTCCGACAGTAGAGGAAGTAAAAAATCTCTTAGGCGAAATGCCAAAAATGGATGAGCAGAAAGCCAATTTAATTTTTGACAGCATTTTATCTACAGCAAAAGACCAAGAAACAATTATCAAATTAGAACCTCAAAAATCAAATTACAGAAAGTACATTTCTATTGTCGCTTCTGTTTTGGTTCTTCTTGGAGTTGGATTTGCTTACAAACAAGGTTTTTTTAGTAAAACTGCAGATGTCCCGTTCGATTTTAAAAGTTCTGACATTGTTCTTCAAATGGAAGATGGTAGCGTTCAGATTATTTCTGAAAATGGAAAAGTTCAAGTTCATGACAAAAACGGAAATATTGTCGGGAATCAAAGTGGTGATAAATTGGTTTACCAAAATCAAACTAATTCTGATAAATTGGCTTACAACACTCTTAAAATTCCGTTTGGCAAAAAATTTCGCCTACAATTATCTGACGGAACTATGGTTCATATAAACTCTGGCTCTACTTTAAAATATCCGATAAAATTTATTGCTGGAGAAAATCGTCAAGTATATCTTGATGGAGAAGCTTTTTTTGATGTGGCAAAAGATAAAAAACACCCTTTTATTGTAAATGCTGACAACTTAAATGTACGCGTTTTAGGAACACATTTTAATGTTTCTAATTATCCTGAAGATGCCGTTACCGATGTAGTTTTAGTTGAAGGCTCTGTTGGAATGTATCGCTCAAACGAAGAATTTGACGCTTCTAAAAATACCATTTTAAAACCGGGTTATAAAGGAAGCTTCAACAAAGAAAATGCTTCAATCTTTACCAGACAGGTTATTACAGAAATTTATACTTCTTGGATAGATGGCGGACTTACTTTTAGAAATATGACTTTCAAAAACATTATTACTAAACTAGAAAGACGCTACAACGTAACGATCATTAATAAAAATGAAAAACTGGCTAATGAGAAATTTAATGCCAGCTTTAAAGAAGAATCAATTGAAAATGTTATGAGTTATTTTAATGACGTTCATGGCATTAATTACACCATAAAAAACGATCAAATACTAATTAAATAACCACTAAAACCAATACTATATATGATGAGATAACATTACGGGAATAAAAAAATCGGAAAGAGTCGCGAACAATTTCCGATTAACTAAGTGATTGAATATAACGAATTAACTACAATCAATTAACAAAATTATGAAAAAAAAATCTAAGAATAATGGGTTTCTATACTCATTGTTCCAAAATGACCTAAAATTGAAATTAACTACACTACTTATTTTGGTCGCCATGTTTAATATCAAAGCAAGTACTTATGCCCAAAAAACAAAAGTTACTCTTGATTTGAACAATTCAACAATCGAAAAGGTTATTGAGACCATTGAACAAAAAACGGATTTCAGATTTATTTACAAAATGAGTGATGTCGACTTAGATCGAACGGTTTCGATTTCTGTAAAAGAACAATCGATCTATACTGTTTTGGATAAAATTTTTAAAGGAACGTTTACTGAATTTAAAATTCGTGACACGCAAATTATCCTTAAAAAGCCAGAACTAAAATCACAAAATATTGAATATGAAAAAGAAACTATTTCTGGAATTATTACTGACGAAAATGGTGCTCCACTTCCTGGTGCATCTATTTTAGAAGAAGGCACAAAAAACAGCACTGTAACTGATTATGATGGTAAATTTAAATTTATTGTCGAAAGCAGTTCTTCTGTGATTGTAATAAGTTTTGTAGGATATAAAACAAAAAAAGTTGCCGCTGGTAATGGTACTTTAAATGTTCAACTGGAACCAGATGCAACAAATTTACAAGAAGTTGTATTGGTAGGTTACGGTACCGCAGCTCGTAAAGATGTTACGGGAGCAGTATCTTCTATCAATTCAAAAGATATGAATCAAGGAGCAATTGTAAATCCATTACAATTGATTTCGGGAAAAGCTGCGGGTGTAAATATCAATCAAATTGGTAGTGAGCCAGGAGGTGCTCCGAGTGTGCGTATTAGAGGTATTTCTTCTCTTATTGGGGGAAACGATCCTTTAGTTGTTGTAGATGGAATTCAGGGAAACTTAGACTTATTAAGTCAGATTCCACCAACTGAAATCGAAAATATCGATATCTTAAAAGATGCATCGGCAACAGCTATTTATGGTTCTAGAGGTGCTTCTGGTGTAATTATGGTTACTACTAAAAAAAATAAAGCAGGCAAAACTACTATAGAATACATCGGAAATACTTCTATTGATTTTATCCCAAAAAAATTGGATATGCTAGATGCAAATCAATGGTGGGAAGCTGCACAAAAAGTTGGTGTTCCTGCATCTGCAAATCATGGTTCTGACACAGATTGGTATGGTCTTTTGACTAAAACTGGAGTAACTCAAAACCATACTTTGTCTTTTGGCGGTGGTGCTGATAAATTTAGTTATAGAGCCTCAATTAGTGCAATTTTGCAAGATGGGGTTGTAATTAACTCAAACAATAAAAAATACATTGCCCGTGTTCAGGCATCACAAACTGCCTTAGACGGAAAATTAAAACTGACTTATAATTTAAACAACGGAACCGATTTTACAACATCTAGTATTCAATCTATCGGACGTGTAAATTATGTTTCTAACTTAATTACAAATGCATATTTAATGCGCCCAACTGATCCTGTTTTTAATACTGACGGAACGTATTTTACAGATCCAAACGTTTTTCAATACTTAAATCCATACGCTGCGCAACAGGAAATTATAAATGAGTCTGAGGCTGATAATTTATTTGGAAGTTTAAAAGCTGACTTAGATTTATTTGACGGATTAACAGCTGGATGGTTTGGAAGCTGGAGAAAAACCAATAAAACTATAGGTTTTTATGATCCTGCAAAATCTACAGATTCGCACGCAATTGATCAAAAAGGCTTTGCTAATATCACAGATAGCAGACAAAATGAAAAATTGATGGATATTAGCCTGAATTACAAAAAGACTTTTGGTCTTCACAGCCTTAATGTTTTGGCTTTGTACGAATGGCAAAAACAATTATACCAAGATAATTATTCTCAAATAAGAGGTTTTATTAACGACATAACAACTTATAATAGTCTACAGCTTGGAGATTTCTCTAAAGTTCTTCCTGGAGATATGAAATCGTCTAAGTCAGACAGAACTTTAGTTTCTTTCTTAAATCGTATTAACTACTCTTATGCCGATCGTTATTTATTTACGGCAAGTTTAAGAAAAGATGGTGCTTCTGTTTTTGGATCTAATCAAAAATGGGGATATTTCCCTTCTGCTTCTGTAGCTTGGCAAGTAACTAAGGAGTCATTCATGGCAAACCAAACACTATTTAATGAGCTTAAATTACGTGCAGGATATGGAGTTACAGGAAATCAGCAAAATTTATTGCCGCAAGGTTCAATTGCATTAGTCGGACTTGGAGATCCTTCAACAATTTATTTTGGAGGTCAGCAAATCACAAACTTTTTTCCAAGTCAAAATGCAAATCCTGATTTGAAATGGGAAACAAAAAAACAAACCAACATTGGTCTTGACTTTGCTTTGTTAGAAAGTAGACTACGAGGAACTATCGATGTTTATACTTCTACAACTGATAATTTATTATTTGATTATACAGTACCTCAGCCTCCATATCCTTACAATAAAATTAAGGCAAACGTAGGAAGTATTTTGAATAAAGGTCTTGAGGTTTCTCTTGCTTATGATGTAATTAAAAATGAAAATACAACTCTTACACTTGCAGGAAACGTTTCGCTAATAAAAAACGAAGTGCTTAATTTAAGCGGAAGCATCAATGGAGTTCCTTTAAACACAGATTATGTTGCTTGGGGAGCAAATGGCGCTAACTCTTATTTAATAAAAGGACAGCCTGTTGGAACTTACAATATTTTACATCATACGGGTGTAGATGCTGCAGGAATTGAAACTGTTGAAGATCGTGATGGAAATGGTATAATTGATCAAGGTGACAGAAGCCCAGATAGAGTTATTAGCGGATCTGCATTACCAAAATATACTTATGCATTTAATCCAACTTTTGTTCATAAAAATTTTGATGCTTCAATGTTGTGGAGAGGTTCGGGAGGAAATAAAATCTATAACCAAGTACGTGCCAACATAAGCCGTCTTGAAAATATTGGTAAATCTAACATTTTAGCAAGTGCTGTAGACGAAGGTATTTATTCTTCTCCTTATGCCTCAGATATGTATTTAGAAGATGGTTCATTCTTACGTCTAGAAAATGTTACTGCTGGATATAATTTTCGTTTCACAGATGTTAAATACATCGAATCTGTTAGAATCTCACTTACTGGAAACAATCTTTTACTTATTACCAACTATTCTGGTATAGACCCAGAGGTAACTTTGAGTGGAAGTGGAAAACCTGAGGACAACTTTGGTGCAGATAGAGGAATTTATCCTCGTACAAGAAGTATCGCTATAGGTTTAAATGTAAAATTTAAATAGTAAAAGAAATGAAAATCAAAAATATATTAATACTAGGGAGTTTAACTTTCCTGTCTCTTGTTGGTTGCACCAATATTGATGAAAATGTGTACGATAAATACCCTCAGAACGATTTTTATAATTCACCCGAAGGTGCTGATGTTGCCCTTGCCAGTGTTTATGGTCAAATTGGAGGAAATTGGGATGGAAAGGGTTATGCTGGAGCTGATAACGGCTGGTACGATTTAAACTGTATGTCGGCAGATGAACAAGTTATTCCGCATAGAAATACAGGCGATTGGCAGTTAGATTTTGCTCGTGTTTACATGCATCAATGGCTTCCAACAGATTTAATGGTAAACAATACTTGGAATTGGCTTTACAAATCTATTTTCAGTCGCCAATTTAGCTGTTTCTCAACTGGAAACCGCCAAAGCAGATGCTTCAAAGATTGCAGAAGCTAAAGTATTGCGCGCTTTTTTCTATTATTTATTAATGGACGATTACGGAAACATTCCTTTCTACACAGACAATAACACAACCGTAGATAAAATTCCGCAAGTGAGTCGTAAAGAAGTTTATGATTTCATAGTAAAAGAATTGACCGAAAACGTAGAATTGCTTTCTGGAACAAAAGGAGGAAATTATTACGGGCGTTTCAATAAATGGGCTGCTTATACCTTATTAGCAAAAGTATACTTAAATGCAGAAGTTTATACAGGACAAGCAAAATGGGCTGAGTGTTTAGTCGCTTGTCAAAAGGTTTCTGAAGGAAACTTTAATCTTCACCCTGCATCAAACAATGCCTCAAGTCCGCTTGGAAATACGTATTATGAATTGTTTGGCGATGTGCTACCAGATGACGAAACTATCCTTTCTATATACACTACTGTAGATGTTGTGTCTAGAAATATTTTTACTGTTAGAAGTTTATACGGTCCTCACTGCCAAGCTCTTTTTGGATACAGCGGATGGAATGGTACAATTGTTCCAAAAGATTTTTATCTAAAATATACTGACAATGATATTCGTAAAAAACAATTCTTAATAGGAGAACAACCAGGTGGAACAAACTATACTCTTGATATAAGTTCATTGGATAATCCTGGAGCTGGTGCGCAAGAAGGTGTTCGTAACGTTAAATTCTACCCAGCAACCCCAAGAAACGGCGGAGGAGCATCAAACGACTTCCCTATTTACAGATATGCAGATGTTCTTTTAATGATGGCAGAATGTAATGTTCGTTTAAATAATCCTGCCGCTGCAAAACCATCTATCGATGCTGTTAG
It encodes:
- a CDS encoding serine hydrolase domain-containing protein codes for the protein MKKILFFTFFLSSLNTFYGQKNSSRAEEIRKQYKIPELAYAVVSSDSILEIDALGFQRYKSSHKAKINDIFRLGSITKTITSYIATTLVKEGKIKWDTKFFDLYPELKAESNPEIYNITLQDFLTFRAPIPTWSYGNETPNQQEIKGNNQEQRYEFISWFFKQKQIVTEKQDWYGSNPSFVAAGLMLEKATGKSYETLVKELGKKLNINFGFGQPNVTDVNQPWGHDENLKPEKPFVNYKLNWLSSAGNINVNLPDFCKFTQMRLQGLLGKSKVLSEEEFNKMHFGFPEFSFGWYSEINENSGLKYSFHYGNPGTFLTKVYICKDINKAFILFANVQSEEADKGLMLLLSELQKQYGG
- a CDS encoding sigma-70 family RNA polymerase sigma factor, with translation MKVWLNRESLNVEQSFKSYIFTIARNQAFNVLNKAANEILLKEAVFYESQKSHEYGDYAIREADCKKLRKQAMKQLPPKRRQIFKMSRKKGMSYEEISEELGISINTVRNQMSKALESMRGFFQLHDEII
- a CDS encoding YraN family protein gives rise to the protein MAEHNDLGKLGEDLATDYLEENGYSILERNFVIQKAEIDIIAQKDNVLAIVEVKTRSSLDFGSPQDFVKQKKIQLLIKAVNAYINDREKDFQEDLEIRFDIVAIHKNGESFAIEHLTDAFYHF
- a CDS encoding SusC/RagA family TonB-linked outer membrane protein, with translation MKLTTLLILVAMFNIKASTYAQKTKVTLDLNNSTIEKVIETIEQKTDFRFIYKMSDVDLDRTVSISVKEQSIYTVLDKIFKGTFTEFKIRDTQIILKKPELKSQNIEYEKETISGIITDENGAPLPGASILEEGTKNSTVTDYDGKFKFIVESSSSVIVISFVGYKTKKVAAGNGTLNVQLEPDATNLQEVVLVGYGTAARKDVTGAVSSINSKDMNQGAIVNPLQLISGKAAGVNINQIGSEPGGAPSVRIRGISSLIGGNDPLVVVDGIQGNLDLLSQIPPTEIENIDILKDASATAIYGSRGASGVIMVTTKKNKAGKTTIEYIGNTSIDFIPKKLDMLDANQWWEAAQKVGVPASANHGSDTDWYGLLTKTGVTQNHTLSFGGGADKFSYRASISAILQDGVVINSNNKKYIARVQASQTALDGKLKLTYNLNNGTDFTTSSIQSIGRVNYVSNLITNAYLMRPTDPVFNTDGTYFTDPNVFQYLNPYAAQQEIINESEADNLFGSLKADLDLFDGLTAGWFGSWRKTNKTIGFYDPAKSTDSHAIDQKGFANITDSRQNEKLMDISLNYKKTFGLHSLNVLALYEWQKQLYQDNYSQIRGFINDITTYNSLQLGDFSKVLPGDMKSSKSDRTLVSFLNRINYSYADRYLFTASLRKDGASVFGSNQKWGYFPSASVAWQVTKESFMANQTLFNELKLRAGYGVTGNQQNLLPQGSIALVGLGDPSTIYFGGQQITNFFPSQNANPDLKWETKKQTNIGLDFALLESRLRGTIDVYTSTTDNLLFDYTVPQPPYPYNKIKANVGSILNKGLEVSLAYDVIKNENTTLTLAGNVSLIKNEVLNLSGSINGVPLNTDYVAWGANGANSYLIKGQPVGTYNILHHTGVDAAGIETVEDRDGNGIIDQGDRSPDRVISGSALPKYTYAFNPTFVHKNFDASMLWRGSGGNKIYNQVRANISRLENIGKSNILASAVDEGIYSSPYASDMYLEDGSFLRLENVTAGYNFRFTDVKYIESVRISLTGNNLLLITNYSGIDPEVTLSGSGKPEDNFGADRGIYPRTRSIAIGLNVKFK
- a CDS encoding S66 peptidase family protein codes for the protein MITPPYLQKGDTVALLATARKNIDDNLKPTIDLLHSWGLEAVIGSTIGLDYHQLAGTDEQRVADFQKQMDNPNIKAIWCVRGGYGTVRMLDLLDFTKFKQHPKWVIGFSDVTVLHNHLNTMGYKSIHGIMPVTVPRATPDAVSSLKAALFNEPISYSISPNSMNRLGSATGELVGGNLSILYSLLGSPSAIDCKDKILFIEDLDEYLYHIDRMMMNLRRNGCIENLKGIIIGGMTSMKDNEVPWGKNALEIIDDVTKKYNIPVIFNFPAGHIRDNRALIMGNTVSIEVTASGSTVTFKK
- a CDS encoding FecR family protein, producing MNSNSEIKTLLEKFILNQCTAEETEQVVAYYRNNNLTDEFPTVEEVKNLLGEMPKMDEQKANLIFDSILSTAKDQETIIKLEPQKSNYRKYISIVASVLVLLGVGFAYKQGFFSKTADVPFDFKSSDIVLQMEDGSVQIISENGKVQVHDKNGNIVGNQSGDKLVYQNQTNSDKLAYNTLKIPFGKKFRLQLSDGTMVHINSGSTLKYPIKFIAGENRQVYLDGEAFFDVAKDKKHPFIVNADNLNVRVLGTHFNVSNYPEDAVTDVVLVEGSVGMYRSNEEFDASKNTILKPGYKGSFNKENASIFTRQVITEIYTSWIDGGLTFRNMTFKNIITKLERRYNVTIINKNEKLANEKFNASFKEESIENVMSYFNDVHGINYTIKNDQILIK
- a CDS encoding RagB/SusD family nutrient uptake outer membrane protein, with translation METAKADASKIAEAKVLRAFFYYLLMDDYGNIPFYTDNNTTVDKIPQVSRKEVYDFIVKELTENVELLSGTKGGNYYGRFNKWAAYTLLAKVYLNAEVYTGQAKWAECLVACQKVSEGNFNLHPASNNASSPLGNTYYELFGDVLPDDETILSIYTTVDVVSRNIFTVRSLYGPHCQALFGYSGWNGTIVPKDFYLKYTDNDIRKKQFLIGEQPGGTNYTLDISSLDNPGAGAQEGVRNVKFYPATPRNGGGASNDFPIYRYADVLLMMAECNVRLNNPAAAKPSIDAVRQRAGLGALDNVPTLTDIYNERGLELNWEGHRRQDMIRFGTFLSAKQFMESSEEYRKIYPIPTSALNANPSLKQNPGY